One Bermanella sp. WJH001 genomic region harbors:
- a CDS encoding nucleobase:cation symporter-2 family protein has protein sequence MQSNNDLLYGLNDKPPIGPTLLAALQHVLASFVGIITPTLIIGGVLGLGSEIPYLISMALIVSGVGTFIQAKTIGPVGSGLVSLQGTSFAFLSSILAAGFIAKGKGGGPEEILSLIFGVCCLGAFIEIFLSRFLHKLKFFINPLVTGIVITTIGFNLIKVGMTDLAGGFNAPDFGSLTNLGLGLSVLVLIVVLNQFKNIYLRSGAIFFGLMTGFFVAMAMGKVDFSSMAGVNVFTLPVPFKYGMSFDLAAFIPVALIYLITAIESAGDLTATSMVSKEPITGPLYTKRIKNGVLGDGVNSLIAAVMNTFPNTTFSQNNGVIQLTGMASRYVALWTAGMLIILGLFPVIGAVFQQLPKPVLGGATLVMFGTVAAAGIRILASLELDRRTMLIMAVSFGLGLGVAMVPDVLKEMPKLVQNIFGSAITTCGLTAIILNSCLPSLSDIQITKDNLEDEKINKAA, from the coding sequence ATGCAATCAAATAACGACCTGCTTTATGGCTTAAATGATAAGCCGCCCATAGGGCCAACTTTACTTGCTGCTTTGCAGCATGTATTGGCTAGTTTTGTAGGAATCATTACCCCCACACTGATAATTGGTGGGGTATTGGGTTTAGGCAGTGAGATTCCTTACCTGATTAGTATGGCGTTAATTGTGTCTGGGGTGGGCACGTTTATACAAGCTAAAACCATTGGCCCTGTGGGGTCGGGTTTGGTGTCGTTGCAGGGCACCAGTTTTGCTTTTTTAAGTTCTATATTAGCTGCAGGCTTCATTGCAAAAGGCAAGGGTGGCGGCCCTGAAGAAATCTTAAGTCTCATCTTTGGTGTGTGTTGCTTAGGTGCTTTCATTGAAATTTTCTTGAGTCGTTTTTTACACAAACTGAAGTTTTTTATTAATCCGTTAGTGACCGGCATTGTGATTACAACCATTGGTTTTAACCTGATTAAAGTGGGGATGACCGATTTAGCAGGCGGTTTTAACGCGCCTGATTTTGGTAGTTTGACAAACCTAGGTTTAGGTTTGTCTGTGCTGGTGCTCATTGTGGTGCTGAACCAATTTAAAAATATTTATTTACGCAGTGGTGCTATCTTTTTTGGTTTGATGACGGGCTTTTTTGTCGCCATGGCAATGGGGAAGGTAGACTTTTCTTCTATGGCCGGTGTGAATGTGTTTACCCTGCCTGTGCCATTTAAATACGGTATGTCTTTTGATTTAGCTGCCTTTATTCCTGTTGCACTTATTTATTTAATAACGGCCATTGAGAGTGCCGGTGATCTTACGGCCACTTCCATGGTTTCCAAAGAACCAATAACGGGTCCTTTGTATACCAAGCGTATCAAAAACGGTGTATTAGGGGATGGTGTTAACTCACTTATTGCTGCGGTTATGAATACGTTTCCAAATACCACGTTTAGTCAAAATAATGGTGTGATTCAGTTAACGGGCATGGCTTCTCGTTATGTGGCCTTATGGACGGCGGGAATGCTGATTATTTTAGGTTTGTTCCCTGTTATTGGTGCTGTGTTTCAGCAGTTACCAAAGCCGGTTTTAGGTGGCGCGACATTAGTGATGTTTGGCACGGTTGCCGCAGCGGGGATTCGGATTCTTGCAAGTTTAGAGCTTGATCGTCGTACCATGTTAATTATGGCGGTATCATTTGGATTGGGTTTAGGGGTTGCCATGGTGCCTGATGTATTAAAAGAAATGCCTAAGCTTGTACAAAATATATTTGGTTCAGCGATTACAACGTGTGGCCTTACTGCCATTATCTTAAATTCATGTTTGCCGAGTTTAAGTGATATTCAAATAACAAAAGATAACCTTGAGGATGAAAAGATAAATAAGGCGGCTTAA